The DNA window aggatgtaacaagcaaggtggataaaggggaactagtagatgtagtttatttggatttccaaaaagcatttgataaggtgccacataaaaggttattacacaagataaaaGCCCTTGCTTTTGGAGGTAATACATTAGAAAGGATAAAGGTTGGCtatttaacaggaaacagagagttgggataaagaggtcattttcaggttgacacacTGTAACGGGgacatcagctatttacaatctctataaaggcctggatgaagggacagagcacATTGAAGCCAAATATGTTgaggatacaaagataggtaggaaagaaagttgtaaggagaatgcaaagagtctgcaaaggcatatagataggttaagtgagtaagcAAAAAATTggtagatggagtaaaatgtgggaaaatttgaggttgtccactttggcagtaagacTTGGAAAGCAGAATATAATTTAAAGGGAGAGAAACTGCACAACACTGTGGTGCAGGAGGACCTGGGTTTCCTTGAATCGCAAAaaagtcaacctgaaaatgacctcagCAAGAATTAGGAAATGCAGCaagaattaggaaagcaaaaagaatgttgccctttattgcaaggcgaatgaagtataaaagtagggaaatcttgctagaactgtacaggacattggtgagaccgcacctgtgtacagtttttgtcaccgtatttaagaagggatatacttgcattggaagcagttcggagaaggttcactaggctgaattctgggatgaagtggttgtcttatgaggaaaggtagagcaggttgggcctatactcattagagtttagaagaatgaggagtgaccttattgaaacatataagattctgagggggcttgacagggtaggtgtcaAGAGGATATTTGCCTTTTAGGGGAATCTACAACTATGGGGCACAGttacaaaataaggggtctcccatttaagacgggcatgaggaggaatttcttctctcagcgggTTGTTAGTGTTTAGAATTATCTTCCACAGAGATCagaggagtctgggtcattgaatgttaTACAGGCTGAGTTATATAGATTTTTAATGgacaagggagtgaagggttatggggagtgggggtggtgttgctgacaggaaaatggtgttaaggccccaatcagatcagccgtgatcttattaaaTGTCGGAAcagggctcgaggggccgaatggcctactcctgctcttatttcctaggTTCTTAATTTCGATATATTGGTGGATTTCGTTTCAAGGTAATCCCTGTTTTCAGCAGATAAACCTGTCAAAGGTGCAATCCTTTCAAATCATCGCTGGATACAGTAACATGTTTGAAAATCTCAATAATTTCTCAATCAAATTGGCAACTTTGCTCCCTGCCTGATGTATAATTTTCTTGTTTATCTCCCACCCTCACAGCTAACTTGGTGACGATGGGGATCCTGTCTCAGGGAAAGTGCGGTctgtccaaatgtgtcactcgttacctggtggcgatgtcagtggcggatctactggtcgttttccttgacctgatattgaggcatatTCCCATTGTTTATGCGGAACAGTTTATTTTCCTggagtccatccccgtgtgtaatatccatgctgtcctgctttacgcagccacagactgttctgtctggttcactgtcactttcacctttgatcgattcatggccatttgttgccagaagctgaaaagtaaatattgcaccgagaaaactgcagccattgttctgggaacagtgactgtcctgagctgtttaaagaacattttctggtattttatgtttacAGGTCTGTACTGGCTGGCGAACATCCCCTGGTTTTGTGGTGTAACATGGGATGTTCGGTTCTCTccagtctggggaacaatcgagtccctccatcacattctaaccccgtGTGTCGCATTTGTAGTCATTCTGCTACTCAATGTTTTCACCATCAAACACATTTTAGTAAGCAGCAgagcacgcaggagactccgggctcacagcagtggggagagtcgcagagacccagagatggagagccgaaggaaatccatcattttactgttagttatctcagctaatttcatattgttatggacacTGTTTATGGCGTATTCATTATGGTCCCGAATGTGGGAATTGGGGTATAAGTCTGTATTTCTGCCTGTTTATCTGCTGGaaatgggcttcatgctgcagctcctgagttgcagcACCAATACTGCGATTTATGCTGTGactcagactcagttcagagagcagttgaagaatgtgctgaaatatccctttactccaattgttaaattcattcaatgatgaGAGGAACTGAGTCACTGACATTTCCACATCTTCTCATTTTACATGGCATTTCCAACAGCTGGTGGAGAGCAGTTGCTATGGTGACAAAGTGGGGATAGGGCCTGCCGCTAGCGTGACAGAAGCAGTAGGGTATGATACTATGGTGACAGAGGGAGGGTGGGCATGTTGGTACAGTGGCAGAGTGGGGCCGGGGCCTGTTGTTATAGTGACAGAGCAGTGGCAGGGCAACTTCCCCTTGGTgccggggcaggggtgggggggggtttgcgGCCCTGTCGCCATGGTGAGAGAGCGGGACGGGGCCTAACACTAAGGCGACAGAGCAGGGGTGTGGCCGGTCACAATAGTGACAGAGTAGTGGTGCTTGTTTCCCATGGCGACAGGGATTTGGGGCAAGGCCGGTTCCCCATGGTGACAAGAGGGGTTGCCTGTTTCCCGTGCTGATGGGGTAGGTGTGGGGTCTGTTCCCCATGGTGACGGGGGTTAGGGGGGTTGAGGTGTGTCCCTCATAGTGATGGGGCATGAGGGAAGGCCCTGTTTCCCCATGGTGATGTAAGAAATGAGGCCTTTAATAACTGATACTTCTCATAATAATATAGAATTCTGATAGAAATAATTCTCTCTCTTACTATGAAAGATTTTATAGTCGACAACCAGGAGAGCATAGGCCTGCTGTCTCTGCCAAGGACATAACTCTAAGACAGGGTATGAAACACGACAATTCTAAAGCTGATAAGGTGGAGCCTTGTACGCTCTCTATACAAGTATCTGGCAGAAATtaaccacagtggcacagtggttagcaccgcagcctcacagctccagcgactagggttcaattctgggtactgcctgtgtggagtttgcaagttctccctgtgtctgcgtgggttttctccgggtgctccggtttcctcccacatgccaaagacttgcaggttgataggtaaattggccattataaattgcccctagtataggtaggtggtagggaaataaagggacaggtggggatgtggtgggaatatggaattagtgtaggattagtataaatgggtggttgatggtcagcacagactcagtgggccgaagggcctgtttcagtcctgtatctctaaactaaactaaactaaataccaagcacgagataaggtcAAAGGTGACTTCGGGGGCAAAATGATGGACAAGGAGTAGCAGATGACCCATGACACCTCGGGTACCTGTCCTATATTCATTGATTAGAAGGGTTCAAACAAGTGATTAACATAGGGTGAACTCCCAGCTCTCAAAAATAAGGCATATCAATAGATGCTCAGAGGAGCAGAGACCATAGCCCCCACCTGGCAGAAGATAGAAAGCTTCCAGACATCTCAGCTAATAGGGCTTTTAAAATCATTGTAATCCTTTATAACCATTTACAATCCTTTCAGATGCATTATGGCCCTTAATAACACTTTATAATACTTTATAGGTCTTTATAAATCTTCATAAAACTTTATAATACTTTATAGGGCTTTATAAGTCTTTATATCGTTTTATAGTCCTTTATGATCATTTCTAACCCTTTGTAACCCTACATAATCCTTTCTAACCCTTCATAATACTTAATATTTTAGACAAACATACAAACAATCGAATTTGGAATGGGACTAAGCTATTACacccctcgagactgctctgccatttgataagatgatggctgatctcttTGTAGCCTTGACCCTACTTGCCTGTCTACCTCCCTACTATGTttcactcccttgtcaatcaagaatttatCCAGCACatcctttaaaaatattcaattaccctgcctccactgctctctggggaagagaattccacacacTGACGACCCTTAGAGAGAAAACATCTCTCCTCATtccgtcttaaatggaagaccccttattggtaaactgtgtccccgagttctagtctcTCTaataagggaaaacatcctctccgcAACCACCCTGTTAATTCCCCTTAggatttttcaataagatcacatcgcattcttctaaactccaatagataCAGGCCAAAACTGTCCATCCTTTCCTTCATCgcaggaatcaatcgagtgaactgaacttctctgaactgcttctaatgcaattaagtCCTTTATTAAATAAGTAGactaaaactgtacatagtactccagatgtggtctctcatgctctgtctctctcaatcactctctttctctctgtctcatcccatgtctatctctctctctcatgcttagTCTCACTGTCACTCgccctcactttctctctgtctctctctttctctcattccctGTTTGTTCATCTTTCACATGctctgcctgtctcactctctctccccctttctttgCCTGTCAAGATCTCTCACTCATGCTCCATCTCTCCCTTACTCactccctctttctatctctcttactcatacaaatatacaaattaggagcagcaataggccacttggcccctcaagcctgctctcccattctagaaaaccatggctgatctgattgcaactcaactccacattcccacctaccctaataatctttcgcccccttgcttatcaagaatctatctacctctgccttaagtatattcaaatactctgcttccaccgcctttttatggagagaattccaaaaactcacaaccctCTGCACTGAGTTCTGCTGGACGGCACAGAGtacgaagaagggagtttggtaattgagggagttcgggaaggagggggaaaataaattaagaagaaaataaatttgagtgcacagagtgtaaagtgggagtttggtctgtgagggaggggctcctttctttattTCTTTGGTCTACCCTTTTCAGCCTcccgtagctgcctctctcttcggtgtAGGGGAAgacgttgattggtgagtaactggcaaGCTATTTTACTTCtcatgtaataaaaagtttttaaagttttgTTATGGCAGGTCAACTTGGTCAAGTGGActgtacatcctgtggtatgtgggaagtcatggatgcaccacatgtccgagacaaacacatctgcaggaagtgtcaccggctgcagaagcttgagctccaggttgtggaacttgagcagtggctggagtcactgctgtgcatctgcgaggcggaggactacgtggatagcatgggtAGGGAGGTGGTCACTCTGcacgttaggagcatgcaggcagagagggaatgggtgaccaccaggcagtctatgagaaccaggcaggcagtgcaggagttccctcagactatcttgcttgctaatcggttttccattttgaatactggtgagagcaatggttcctcgggggagtgcagctagagaaaagtctgtggcaccacgggtggttcagctgcacaggaaaggaggaagaagagtggaagagcaatagtgatagggtatTTGATAATTAGGGGTTCAGAGAgacgtttctgcagcagtaaatgtgactccaggatggttcattgcctccctggtgccagggtcaaggatgtcaaggacatccttctgggggatggtgaccagccagaggtcatggttcacattggtaccaatgacataggtagcaaaagggatgaggtcctgaaagcagattttatggagttaggaaggaaattaaaaagcaggacctctagagcagaaatctcaggattactcccagtgccatgtgctagtgaacataggaataggaggattgatcgattgaacatgtggctggagaattggtgttggagggagggcatcagattcctgaggcattgggactggttctggggtaggtgggacctgtacaagatggacgggctacaccttaacaggaccggaactaatatcctcgcagggagatttgctagtgctattggggagggtttaaactagcttgtcagggggatgggaacctgaggggtagctcacatTGGAAGGAAATAAAACTGGTaaaaggaagtagaaaagtagcaagtgacattagaaggcaggcgaagcaAAGGCGAGAATCAGCTCGTCTTAAAACAccaaataatgtcaagaagacaaggttaagggcactctacctgaatgcacgcagcattcgcaacaaggtagatgatttataggcccaaattgaggtaaatgggtatgatcgaattgccataatggaaacatggctacagggtgaccaagactgggaactgaatatccaaggatTGACATTTaggaaaaaaggaaaagaaggtggtgttgcgctgataataagggagggGATCAGTagcattatgaccaggtgaggaggaggtctagggttcactttcagccttcacctggtcttaccataacagggtttagttttaaacattccgtgttcttagctctcccttagtgaatccttgctcaccgctttccaattataaggcaaagaaaccagcacaaatatgctttcttaggtttaaagaagaaaagttgacattaattaaaattaaactctaattcaattaacacctacagatacatgacacgcccacgctagcatgcatatacaaTACACACAtctaaataaagacagaaaagagcagaagaaaatacagcggaaaagtttgaggcaatatcttaagagtttttgttacggttcttcgagctcgctgtatagttcttgattgtaggtagatcttactttttattggggaccagtattcttcttaaaccttgtttgctgtcggagacttttctctcttggggtccatgagttttcagtggattcagaggtttatgagaaagagatgggaacagacagagcAGATCTTCTCagttccaggagcaaacagttttttttcccttcaaactctttgtacaattcagaaaaaacccggctgccaagcagattagtcatgtgactaactggtctgaccacgtcttggattgcatcaccttagcagtctctgcgaTGTTCCTgcaacacacaatacctggtgatccagttccattgtgggttgaatgtgtcagggaggggctctttgtccttccaagcatggTCTGTTAATTTGAAAATGTCTTttgcagccacggctgatctgtttaacaagtcctttcttcactccagtaacagcttaaaatcaatgttcatgacaaaattaatgtgcctcattcttggcaggtgggggcctagcatgacagtatgtTAGTAGGGGAGGATCtctgattggaagaacaaaatgtggaatcattttggatggagctaagaaagagcaaggggcagcaaacattggtaggagttgtttatcggccaccaaacagtagtggtagtgtgaggcatggtat is part of the Heterodontus francisci isolate sHetFra1 chromosome 48, sHetFra1.hap1, whole genome shotgun sequence genome and encodes:
- the LOC137357498 gene encoding G-protein coupled receptor 15-like, with amino-acid sequence MKITKAKSGHERIIASKSKVNLKMFYQYNKRKRITKERAVEVWMVFWRLRCELQHAFREASGSGDPALAELIKYLLKVPTHNFNYTTLINILHCFIKELHQIYLIVIFLDSSTVAKLSDWLSDIHLRLSQSFQKLGATFEHEMSFQSHIRVIAMTSYFHLSNIAQLRSCLSSSAAEALIHASITSRLDYSNALLAGLPHSSFCKLEWSQRVGEDSWNLRTIDWNVTRMSQNLRRIDWNITTMGRSFSWDLHILSTDYDSLSLQSRIHYALMIMQYIYYPILAIVGVPANLVTMGILSQGKCGLSKCVTRYLVAMSVADLLVVFLDLILRHIPIVYAEQFIFLESIPVCNIHAVLLYAATDCSVWFTVTFTFDRFMAICCQKLKSKYCTEKTAAIVLGTVTVLSCLKNIFWYFMFTGLYWLANIPWFCGVTWDVRFSPVWGTIESLHHILTPCVAFVVILLLNVFTIKHILVSSRARRRLRAHSSGESRRDPEMESRRKSIILLLVISANFILLWTLFMAYSLWSRMWELGYKSVFLPVYLLEMGFMLQLLSCSTNTAIYAVTQTQFREQLKNVLKYPFTPIVKFIQ